A stretch of DNA from Rhizobium sp. EC-SD404:
CAGTCCGCGCACGCGGGCGCGGCAGGTCAATCACCCGGCTTCCGGTTTTCCCGATCTGCCGGTGTCCTATGCGCTTTTGAGCTTTCCGGATCAGAAGATCCATCTCGCCCTCGGCTCCGACCTGCGCGGTGTGGCCCAGATGCAGCAGCGGCTGGTGGCGGCGCAGATCGAGATGGAGCGGGACTATCGCCGGCTGCGCGATGCGGAAGCACGGTATCGGGTGCTGTTTCAGGCCGAAGATGAAGGACTGGTTGCGCTCGACGGCACGAGCCTGCGCATCATCGATGCCAATGAGGCTGCCGGCCGCCTTTTCGGGCGTCCGGTTGCAAAGCTCATCGGCATGTCCTCCGTCCAGCTTTTTGCTGCCAGCGAGCCTGCGGAACTGGCGGCGACGCTGGCCGACGTGCGCGCGCGTGGCGTCGCAGAACAGATCGTTGTCAACGCCGCCGACGGTATCGGCGCTCTCAGTCTCTCGATTATCCCATTCCGTCTTGCCGGGGCGGTGGAGCTTCTGATCCGTATCAAGCCGAGCGGAAGCCCGATGTCGGGGGAAGCCCATGGCAGGGATTTCTTCAGCGGTTTGCCCGATGGCCATGTGGTTACCGATCGGCAGGGCGTGGTGCTGGAGGCGAACCCGGCTTTTCTCGATCTCATCCGTGTCCTCAGCCCGGAGCGGGTCGTCGGCAAGTCGCTCGACAACTGGCTCGGGGCGACC
This window harbors:
- the ppsR gene encoding transcriptional regulator PpsR gives rise to the protein MDHQPADEFSRSFASQQSLLGDLGPAAIVAIAQTASDITLVLNADGTVIDVAYRDRDLSKYRPESWVGRLFAETVTVESLEKVEALLADAAHSPRTRARQVNHPASGFPDLPVSYALLSFPDQKIHLALGSDLRGVAQMQQRLVAAQIEMERDYRRLRDAEARYRVLFQAEDEGLVALDGTSLRIIDANEAAGRLFGRPVAKLIGMSSVQLFAASEPAELAATLADVRARGVAEQIVVNAADGIGALSLSIIPFRLAGAVELLIRIKPSGSPMSGEAHGRDFFSGLPDGHVVTDRQGVVLEANPAFLDLIRVLSPERVVGKSLDNWLGATGVDVQIILSNLREHRVVSRFQTILRDGFGGRHDVELSAGQIDEGGGTFGFSIREVAAVAADAVRTAGEGGLPYQVEQFADLVGRVPLKDLVRDTSDIIEKMCIESALRLTGNNRASAAEMLGLSRQSLYIKLRRYNLADFTGED